From the genome of Pseudomonas sp. AB6, one region includes:
- a CDS encoding ABC transporter permease: protein MSVFYWTLRALLSHWRRHPVQFFSVLTGLWLATSLLTGVLALNSQARESYARASQLIGGEPQASLSAPNGASFSQALFVNLRRAGWPVSPVLQARVTLKGHEDQRLQLMGIEPLSLPGGAAVAGKALDIEQMVGFFSAPGSTWIAPQTLQALGFHEGDTPLTDSGRALPPLHSQADMAPGLLLVDIGFAQHLLNAPQQLSRLLLPKVFADSKPVLPANVIGQLVLKTSGEENNLTRLTESFHLNLDALGFLSFVVGLFIVHAAIGLALEQRRGLLRTLRACGVSARLLIISLAVELGGLAVLGGLAGVISGYVLASVLLPDVAASLRGLYGAEVAGQLSLSPWWWASGVGLSLLGALLAGANSLLRAARMPLLALANAQAWHQAHSRWLRRQAWVAALALLVAMFALLLGDSLTSGFVLMGTLLLGAALGLPVLLNALLNGLLGRSRSVLGQWFLADCRQQLPALSLALMALLLALAANIGAGSMTSGFRQTFTNWLEQRLTAELYLNPENPAQARDIQTWLSQQPSVTAVLPNWQVSVQLQGWPADLFGVIDHPTYRQHWPLLQSVSSDPWDQLVHDDTLMLSEQLARRLSVNVGDHLTIPTPLGQWTPRVVAIYADYGNPKGHLLVNAQHLLRYWPQLSPNRFNLRIAPAAVPSLVHDLQSRFKLDDNRIIDQSQLKGWSTQVFERTFAATAALNSLTLGVAGVALFISLLTQSQSRLGQLAPLWALGVTRRQLMLLNLGQTWLLAVLTLVLALPLGLLLAWCLDAVINVQAFGWRLPLQIFPAQLMQLMALALLATLLASTWPLIKLYRSRPADLLRTFANEN from the coding sequence ATGTCGGTTTTTTATTGGACACTGCGAGCGCTACTGAGTCATTGGCGACGACATCCGGTGCAGTTTTTCAGCGTGCTCACCGGGCTGTGGCTGGCGACCAGTTTGCTCACCGGCGTGCTAGCGCTGAACAGTCAGGCACGGGAGAGCTACGCTCGCGCTAGCCAATTGATCGGCGGTGAGCCCCAGGCCAGCCTTAGCGCGCCCAATGGTGCAAGCTTTTCTCAAGCTCTGTTCGTCAACCTACGCCGCGCGGGTTGGCCGGTTTCGCCGGTCTTGCAAGCGCGGGTGACGCTCAAAGGCCACGAAGACCAACGTCTGCAATTGATGGGCATCGAACCGCTGTCACTGCCCGGTGGCGCGGCGGTGGCTGGCAAAGCCTTGGACATTGAACAGATGGTTGGATTTTTCAGCGCGCCGGGCAGCACCTGGATTGCTCCGCAGACTTTGCAGGCACTGGGTTTTCATGAGGGTGATACGCCGCTGACCGACAGCGGCCGCGCATTGCCGCCGCTGCACAGTCAGGCCGACATGGCCCCCGGTTTGTTGTTGGTGGACATCGGTTTCGCCCAACACTTGTTGAACGCGCCGCAACAACTTTCCCGGCTTCTATTACCCAAGGTATTTGCCGACAGCAAGCCAGTGTTACCGGCCAACGTAATCGGCCAATTGGTGCTGAAAACCAGTGGCGAAGAAAACAATCTGACGCGGCTAACCGAAAGCTTTCACCTGAACCTCGATGCCTTGGGGTTCCTATCGTTCGTGGTGGGGTTGTTCATCGTCCACGCCGCCATCGGTTTGGCCCTTGAACAACGCCGGGGCCTGTTGCGAACCCTGCGAGCGTGCGGGGTCAGCGCCCGGTTGTTGATCATCAGCCTGGCTGTCGAACTGGGTGGCCTGGCCGTGCTCGGCGGCCTCGCCGGGGTCATCAGCGGTTACGTGCTCGCCAGCGTCTTGCTGCCCGATGTCGCCGCCAGCTTGAGGGGTTTATACGGCGCAGAAGTGGCCGGGCAGCTGAGTTTGAGCCCATGGTGGTGGGCCAGCGGCGTTGGTTTGAGCCTGCTCGGTGCGCTACTGGCAGGGGCCAACAGTTTGTTGCGAGCCGCACGTATGCCGTTGTTGGCGTTGGCCAACGCGCAAGCCTGGCATCAGGCGCATAGTCGTTGGCTGCGTCGGCAAGCTTGGGTCGCGGCGCTGGCGCTGCTGGTGGCAATGTTCGCTCTGCTGTTGGGCGACAGCCTGACCAGCGGCTTTGTGCTAATGGGCACCTTATTATTAGGCGCGGCGCTGGGGTTGCCTGTGTTGCTCAACGCCCTGCTCAATGGGTTATTGGGCCGTAGCCGTTCGGTGCTCGGTCAATGGTTTCTCGCCGATTGCCGCCAACAATTGCCCGCCTTGAGCCTGGCGTTGATGGCCTTGTTGCTGGCGCTGGCGGCAAATATCGGCGCTGGCAGCATGACCTCGGGGTTCCGCCAGACCTTCACTAACTGGCTGGAGCAACGCCTGACCGCCGAGCTGTACCTCAATCCGGAAAACCCGGCCCAGGCACGGGACATACAAACCTGGCTCAGCCAACAACCGTCAGTCACTGCCGTGCTGCCTAACTGGCAAGTCTCGGTTCAGTTGCAGGGCTGGCCAGCAGATCTGTTCGGCGTGATCGATCACCCCACCTATCGCCAGCACTGGCCCTTGCTGCAATCGGTATCGAGCGATCCCTGGGATCAACTGGTTCACGACGACACGCTGATGCTCAGCGAACAACTGGCGCGACGATTAAGCGTTAACGTCGGTGATCACCTGACGATTCCGACACCCCTAGGCCAATGGACGCCCCGCGTCGTCGCGATCTACGCCGACTACGGCAATCCCAAGGGCCATTTGTTGGTCAACGCTCAACACTTGCTGCGTTACTGGCCGCAACTGTCACCCAACCGATTCAACCTGCGCATCGCCCCGGCAGCGGTACCGTCACTGGTGCATGACCTTCAGTCTCGATTCAAGCTGGATGACAACCGCATCATCGACCAAAGCCAGCTCAAGGGTTGGTCGACGCAAGTGTTCGAACGCACCTTTGCCGCCACCGCCGCGCTGAACAGCCTGACCTTGGGTGTGGCCGGTGTCGCGCTGTTCATTAGTTTGCTGACCCAGAGCCAAAGTCGTCTCGGCCAACTTGCACCGTTATGGGCGCTGGGCGTGACGCGAAGGCAATTGATGCTGCTCAACCTCGGACAAACCTGGTTGCTGGCGGTGCTAACGCTGGTACTCGCGCTGCCGTTGGGGTTGCTGTTGGCCTGGTGTCTGGACGCGGTAATCAATGTGCAAGCCTTCGGCTGGCGCCTGCCGTTGCAGATATTCCCTGCACAGTTAATGCAATTGATGGCGTTGGCGTTGTTGGCCACCTTGCTGGCCTCGACCTGGCCCCTGATCAAGCTGTACCGCAGCCGCCCGGCGGATCTGTTAAGGACGTTCGCCAATGAGAATTAA
- a CDS encoding N-acetylglutaminylglutamine amidotransferase, giving the protein MCGLAGELRFDHQPADLAAVERITHQLAPRGPDAWGFYCQGPIALGHRRLKIMDLSDASAQPMVDHSLGLSLAFNGAIYNFPELRTELEILGYTFYSGGDTEVLLKGYHAWGADMLPKLNGMFAFAIWERDTEELFIARDRLGVKPLYMSHTDKRLRFASTLPALLKGADISSLLDPVALNHYLNFHSVVPSPRTLLAGVEKLPPATWMRIDARGKSEQKVWWRLPYGPHADEANLTLNDWRDRVLDSTREAVAIRQRAAVDVGVLLSGGVDSSLLVGLLREVGVENLSTFSIGFQDAGGERGDEFQYSDLIAKHYGTQHHQLRINENEIIEQLPAAFRAMSEPMVSHDCIAFYLLSREVAKYCKVVQSGQGADELFAGYHWYPQVDGASDPYAAYRGAFFDRTYDEYAATVQPKWLTAHDAAGDFVREHFAQPGADAAVDKALRLDSTVMLVDDPVKRVDNMTMAWGLEARTPFLDYRLVELSARVPGKFKLPNGGKQVLKEAARLVIPAEVIDRKKGYFPVPGLKHLQGDTLKWVRELLLDPSQDRGLFRPDMLDSLLTDPAGQLTPLRGSKLWQLAALNLWLSEQGL; this is encoded by the coding sequence ATGTGCGGATTAGCAGGTGAGCTACGTTTCGACCATCAACCAGCAGACCTCGCTGCGGTTGAGCGGATTACCCATCAATTGGCCCCTCGCGGACCCGACGCCTGGGGCTTTTATTGTCAGGGGCCCATTGCCCTTGGTCATCGTCGGCTGAAAATCATGGACCTGTCGGACGCGTCTGCTCAGCCGATGGTTGATCATTCTCTGGGCCTGTCGCTGGCATTCAATGGCGCTATTTATAACTTCCCGGAATTGCGTACTGAGCTGGAAATCCTCGGCTATACGTTTTATTCCGGTGGCGACACCGAAGTACTGCTCAAGGGCTACCACGCGTGGGGCGCCGACATGCTGCCCAAGCTGAACGGCATGTTCGCCTTCGCCATCTGGGAACGTGACACCGAGGAGTTGTTCATCGCCCGCGACCGCTTGGGCGTCAAACCGCTTTATATGTCGCACACCGACAAGCGTTTGCGTTTCGCCTCCACTTTGCCCGCGCTGCTCAAAGGCGCAGACATCAGCTCACTGCTGGACCCGGTCGCCCTGAATCATTATTTGAATTTCCACTCGGTTGTACCCTCGCCGCGCACGCTGTTGGCTGGCGTTGAAAAACTACCGCCCGCCACCTGGATGCGCATTGATGCCCGCGGTAAATCGGAGCAAAAAGTTTGGTGGCGCCTGCCCTATGGACCACATGCTGATGAAGCCAACTTGACCTTGAACGATTGGCGCGACCGGGTTCTGGACAGCACCCGTGAGGCGGTAGCGATTCGGCAGCGAGCGGCAGTAGATGTCGGTGTCTTGCTTTCGGGCGGTGTCGATTCAAGCTTATTGGTCGGTCTGCTGCGTGAAGTGGGCGTAGAGAATTTATCGACATTCTCCATCGGCTTTCAGGACGCGGGCGGCGAACGGGGCGATGAATTCCAGTATTCGGACCTGATCGCCAAGCACTACGGCACTCAACACCATCAGTTGCGAATCAACGAAAACGAGATCATCGAACAGTTGCCAGCGGCGTTCCGCGCCATGAGCGAGCCGATGGTCAGTCACGATTGCATTGCCTTTTACTTGCTGTCACGGGAAGTCGCCAAGTACTGCAAGGTGGTGCAAAGCGGCCAAGGTGCAGATGAATTGTTTGCCGGTTACCACTGGTACCCGCAAGTGGACGGCGCAAGCGATCCGTATGCGGCCTATCGAGGGGCGTTTTTTGACCGCACTTACGACGAATACGCCGCCACCGTGCAGCCCAAATGGCTGACCGCCCACGACGCTGCGGGCGACTTCGTTCGCGAGCATTTCGCCCAACCGGGGGCCGACGCTGCTGTGGATAAAGCGCTGCGGCTGGACAGCACAGTGATGCTGGTCGATGACCCGGTGAAGCGCGTCGACAACATGACCATGGCCTGGGGACTGGAAGCACGCACGCCGTTTCTGGATTACCGTCTGGTCGAGTTGTCAGCCCGGGTGCCGGGCAAGTTTAAACTGCCCAACGGCGGTAAACAGGTGCTGAAAGAAGCCGCTCGGTTGGTCATTCCGGCAGAAGTGATCGACCGTAAAAAGGGTTATTTCCCAGTTCCGGGATTAAAGCATCTGCAAGGTGACACGCTGAAATGGGTGCGTGAGTTGCTTCTCGACCCGAGCCAGGATCGCGGCTTGTTCAGGCCCGACATGCTCGACAGTCTGCTGACTGATCCTGCCGGTCAACTGACCCCACTGCGCGGCTCCAAGCTGTGGCAACTCGCGGCGCTGAACCTGTGGCTCAGCGAACAAGGACTTTGA
- a CDS encoding lipocalin-like domain-containing protein has translation MRINWLLLALSVLLLGACDDDDKTPANGFAGLGNDAAAFAQVVPGKVFSFPEDHGPHDGFRIEWWYVTANLKDDQGQDFGVQWTLFRSALKAGPEQPGWADQTIWMGHAAVTSANQHYAAERYARGGVGQAGVSGAPFKAWIDDWTFDSQSTRDNPLTDMQLHARGPSFNYQLHLTSSQPLVLQGAQGFSQKSEQGQASYYYSQPFLQASGSLDIDGKTYHVSGPAWLDREWSSQPLTANQTGWDWFSVHLESGAQLMLYRMRQKSGEAYLTGTWIDTDGKTQLLNGSQIQLTPLSTSDVADHEMPTRWSVKILSKQLDIVTNALNPKAWMDLRIPYWEGPVTVSGNQAGIGYLEMTGY, from the coding sequence ATGAGAATTAACTGGCTGCTGCTGGCATTAAGTGTCCTGTTGTTGGGCGCCTGCGATGACGATGACAAAACCCCGGCCAACGGCTTTGCCGGGCTGGGCAACGACGCGGCGGCGTTTGCTCAAGTGGTGCCCGGCAAAGTCTTCAGCTTTCCCGAGGACCACGGCCCGCATGACGGTTTTCGCATCGAATGGTGGTACGTCACTGCCAACCTCAAGGATGACCAAGGCCAGGATTTCGGCGTGCAATGGACGCTGTTTCGCAGTGCGCTAAAAGCAGGGCCTGAGCAACCGGGCTGGGCCGATCAAACGATCTGGATGGGCCACGCCGCCGTCACCTCAGCCAACCAGCATTACGCCGCCGAGCGTTATGCCCGTGGTGGGGTCGGGCAAGCCGGGGTCAGCGGCGCGCCATTCAAGGCGTGGATCGACGATTGGACGTTCGACAGCCAATCGACCCGCGACAACCCGCTGACCGACATGCAACTGCATGCCCGAGGGCCGTCTTTTAACTATCAACTGCACCTCACCTCAAGCCAGCCGCTGGTGCTGCAAGGCGCGCAGGGCTTCAGTCAAAAATCCGAACAAGGCCAAGCGTCGTATTACTACAGCCAACCGTTTTTACAGGCCTCTGGCAGCCTCGACATCGACGGCAAAACCTACCACGTCAGCGGTCCCGCCTGGCTCGATCGGGAGTGGAGCAGTCAACCATTGACCGCCAATCAAACCGGCTGGGACTGGTTTTCCGTGCACCTGGAAAGCGGCGCTCAACTAATGCTGTACCGCATGCGGCAGAAGAGCGGCGAGGCTTACCTCACCGGCACCTGGATCGACACCGACGGCAAGACCCAATTGCTCAACGGTTCGCAGATCCAGCTCACGCCCTTGTCCACCAGCGACGTCGCCGACCATGAAATGCCAACTCGCTGGTCAGTCAAGATCCTGAGCAAACAGCTCGATATCGTCACCAATGCGCTGAATCCAAAAGCCTGGATGGACCTGCGAATTCCCTACTGGGAAGGTCCGGTGACGGTAAGCGGAAACCAGGCCGGGATTGGGTATCTGGAGATGACGGGGTATTAA